The proteins below are encoded in one region of Aspergillus nidulans FGSC A4 chromosome III:
- the rna14 gene encoding cleavage polyadenylation factor subunit RNA14 (transcript_id=CADANIAT00005510): MAEDDAEKAFFEAQAMNAGSMGYNGAEDQNANASDSDEYDPSSTLQDQYPAPSENLQLQETDTPTSVSQPQPSFREDADPAGNAHPSQPPSRPESQASTSVPATGVSVQPKTRTIGGFVVEDEDEDDAGDADYEPPAVLGVEDMNIIPSQPIPGNANEATSTPDVSLDEAAQESASAKNVPNSSLSSVSLAFKNDGSMDLGQNLYNSRTSLQPEIARESATATPAPDSPSTAKGRLPHDRVGILEDRIREDPRGDIPAWLELINEHRSRNRIDSARDVYERFLKVFPLSAEMWVAYATMESELNELFRLEQIFNRTLLTIPAVQLWTVYLDYVRRRNPLSTDTTGQARKVISSAYELALQHIGMDKESGSIWADYIQFIRSGPGNVGGSGWQDQQKMDLLRKAYQRAICVPMQAVNTLWKEYDQFEMGLNKLTGRKFLQEQSPSYMTARSSYTELQNFTRDLNRTTLPRLPPVPGSEGDFEYLQQIEIWKRWINWEKGDPLVLKEDDLTAYKGRVVYVYKQALMALRFLPEIWFEAADFCFLNDMETEGNEFLKNGIDANPESCLLAFKRADRLEITSESEQDPIKRGAKVREPYDRLLDALYDLIAKARTREAQDVARLEETFKLRPDTQPAANDDDDDDQSETKAKESVKNAQIEAVRHAHSIQIGILSKTVSFAWIALMRAMRRIQGKGKPGEVPGSRQVFADARKRGRITSDVYIASALIEYHCYKDPAATKIFERGAKLFPEDENFALEYLKHLIDINDIINARAVFEMTVRKLAANPENVHKTKPIFAFLHEYESRYGDLVQVINLETRMRELFPDDPTLEQFAHRFSAPNFDPTTFRPIISPSQTRPKTVYPGGQVPSRHGTPSSRFPEASVTNSPKRPLEDFDDDMSRPRKFVRGESPLRTTTQRRQLDQQKRTQTALQVPSSGSQYRSQGSPAPLPRDIVYLLSVIPPASTYTAGRFSAEKMIDLVRRLDLPASISQIPLPQSARGLGTGQTTIGGQQFSDDGGYYYKGGVVDMCALHFMDDGVFRLYVAGLAGNILARILFFGSGGLLAYLLRTVQIWDPEIPRR, from the exons ATGGCCGAAGAcgatgctgagaaggccTTCTTTGAGGCCCAGGCCATGAATGCTGGCTCGATGGGTTATAACGGCGCTGAAGATCAGAATGCGAATGCGTCGGACTCTGATGAATATGATCCCTCAAGCACACTTCAAGACCAGTATCCTGCTCCCTCAGAAAACCTTCAACTCCAAGAAACAGACACTCCCACTTCAGTTTCACAACCCCAGCCATCCTTTCGCGAAGACGCGGACCCTGCTGGCAATGCCCACCCATCTCAGCCACCTTCACGACCCGAGTCTCAGGCTTCGACGTCAGTACCGGCTACCGGTGTCTCTGTTCAGCCGAAAACCAGAACTATCGGTGGGTTTGtggttgaggatgaggatgaggatgatgcggGGGATGCGGATTATGAGCCGCCAGCTGTACTAGGTGTCGAGGACATGAATATTATACCTTCGCAGCCCATTCCAGGAAATGCAAATGAAGCTACTTCTACCCCTGATGTATCATTGGATGAAGCTGCGCAGGAATCTGCCAGCGCGAAGAATGTTCCTAATagttctctctcttctgtttctctcGCTTTTAAGAATGATGGGTCCATGGATCTAGGCCAGAACCTGTACAACTCACGTACTTCTTTGCAGCCTGAGATTGCACGAGAAAGCGCTACAGCCACTCCGGCACCGGACTCTCCTTCTACCGCGAAGGGTCGCCTGCCCCATGATCGAGTTGGAATATTGGAAGACAGGATTCGGGAAGATCCTCGAGGTGACATCCCTGCCTGGCTCGAGTTGATTAACGAGCACAGGAGTCGCAATAGAATTGATAGTGCTCGGGATGTATATGAAAGGTTCCTGAAGGTGTTTCCCTTATCT GCCGAAATGTGGGTAGCATACGCGACTATGGAATCTGAACTCAACGAGTTGTTCCGCCTTGAGCAGATCTTCAATAGGACGCTTCTTACCATTCCGGCTGTCCAACTGTGGACGGTATATCTGGACTACGTTCGGCGGCGCAATCCTTTATCAACGGACACAACTGGGCAGGCCCGGAAAGTCATTTCTTCGGCTTATGAGCTAGCCCTCCAACATATTGGCATGGACAAGGAGTCTGGTTCTATCTGGGCTGACTATATCCAATTCATCCGCTCTGGGCCAGGTAACGTCGGCGGTTCCGGTTGGCAAGATCAGCAGAAAATGGACTTGCTCCGGAAAGCCTACCAGAGAGCCATCTGTGTCCCAATGCAAGCTGTCAATACTTTATGGAAGGAATATGATCAATTCGAAATGGGCTTGAATAAACTTACA GGACGGAAATTTCTGCAGGAACAGTCACCTTCATACATGACTGCACGCAGCTCTTATACGGAACTCCAAAATTTCACCCGCGATCTAAACCGGACAACGCTCCCCAGATTGCCGCCTGTTCCTGGCTCAGAAGGCGACTTTGAATATTTGCAGCAAATTGAGATATGGAAACGCTGGATTaactgggagaaaggagatccCCTTGTTCTGAAGGAAGACGATTTGACTGCATACAAAGGCCGTGTGGTTTATGTTTACAAGCAAGCCCTCATGGCACTCAGATTTCTCCCCGAGATTTGGTTCGAGGCGGCTGATTTCTGCTTTCTGAATGACATGGAGACAGAAGGGAACGAGTTTCTGAAGAACGGCATAGACGCTAACCCGGAAAGTTGTTTGCTCGCGTTCAAGCGTGCAGACCGGCTCGAAATAACTTCTGAGTCCGAACAAGATCCCATCAAGCGAGGCGCTAAAGTGAGGGAGCCCTACGACAGGCTACTTGATGCGCTCTACGATTTGATCGCCAAAGCGCGCACTCGAGAGGCCCAAGATGTTGCTCGGCTAGAAGAAACTTTCAAATTGAGACCCGATACTCAGCCAGCGGCgaatgacgatgacgacgatgatcaGAGCGAGACGAAAGCAAAAGAATCTGTTAAGAACGCCCAGATTGAAGCGGTTCGGCATGCACATTCTATACAGATTGGTATCCTATCCAAGACAGTGTCATTCGCGTGGATTGCGCTCATGCGTGCCATGCGCCGCatccagggcaagggcaagcctgGGGAGGTCCCTGGGTCACGGCAGGTGTTTGCAGATGCTCGCAAGAGGGGCCGCATTACTAGCGATGTCTATATTGCAAGCGCTCTTATAGAATACCACTGCTACAAGGATCCGGCTGCCACCAAGATATTCGAGCGGGGTGCCAAGCTCTTTCCCGAAGATGAGAATTTCGCTCTCGAATATTTAAAGCATTTGATTGATATCAATGATATTATTA ACGCCCGAGCAGTGTTTGAGATGACGGTGAGGAAGCTCGCTGCCAACCCTGAAAACGTACACAAAACCAAGCCCATATTTGCGTTCCTCCATGAATACGAGTCGAGATATGGCGACTTGGTTCAAGTCATAAACCTGGAGACTCGTATGCGGGAGTTGTTCCCAGATGACCCGACATTGGAGCAATTTGCTCACCGATTTTCTGCTCCCAACTTCGACCCTACTACTTTCCGGCCCATcatctctccttctcagacAAGGCCGAAGACAGTATACCCCGGAGGCCAAGTCCCATCCCGCCATGGCACTCCTTCATCCCGCTTTCCAGAAGCCTCCGTCACAAACTCCCCGAAAAGGCCGCTAGAAGACTTTGACGATGATATGTCACGGCCACGCAAGTTCGTCCGGGGCGAGTCACCACTCAGGACAACGACGCAGAGACGGCAATTGGACCAACAAAAACGAACCCAAACAGCACTTCAGGTCCCAAGCTCGGGATCTCAGTATCGATCTCAAGGCTCGCCCGCGCCCTTGCCTCGCGACATCGTATATCTACTAAGCGTCATCCCGCCGGCCTCAACGTATACCGCTGGTCGGTTCTcggcggagaagatgatCGACCTTGTCCGGCGGTTAGATCTGCCAGCTTCCATATCGCaaatacctcttcctcagtctGCCCGTGGCCTTGGAACAGGACAAACAACCATTGGGGGACAACAATTTTCCG ATGACGGCGGCTATTACTACAAAGGTGGCGTGGTTGACATGTGCGCTCTGCATTTCATGGATGACGGCGTTTTTCGTCTTTATGTTGCGGGCCTTGCTGGGAATATTCTGGCCAGAATACTCTTTTTTGGCTCTGGTGGATTACTTGCCTACCTACTACGAACTGTACAGATTTGGGACCCTGAGATACCAAGAAGATAA
- a CDS encoding protein smsA (transcript_id=CADANIAT00005509) has protein sequence MAQSETRNAGDPSLDRLRLLTDMCRNIDLPYGTFSIDYYGTNDASFEIYIHLPPGDHNSVDKNGNPLPGTLIERDVTSPHDWDFLLYSHIALQGNSRPVHYHVVLDEIKHRPQELQNMIYDHCYQYMRSTTSVSLFPAIYYAHLISNRARHHDDAPASSGPQSGPEVKLTNPKPKEKKADPRLLPIHGTSNRLPFGMWYI, from the exons ATGGCCCAGAGTGAAACTCGCAATGCCGGCGACCCGTCCTTGGACCGACTTCGTCTGCTCACAGATATGTGCCGTAACATCGACCTGCCTTATGGCACGTTTAGCATCGACTATTA CGGCACCAACGACGCTAGCTTcgagatatatatacaccTTCCCCCAGGTGATCATAACTCTGTCGACAAGAACGGCAACCCGCTGCCTGGGACTCTCATCGAGCGAGACGTCACCAGCCCCCATGACTGGGACTTCTTGCTATACTCTCACATTGCTCTGCAGGGCAATAGCCGCCCTGTTCACTATCAtgttgttcttgatgagatcAAGCACCGGCCACAGGAGCTTCAGAACATGATATATGATCATTGTTATCAATATATGCGTTCAACCACCTCAGTTTCTTTAT TCCCTGCAATCTACTATGCACACCTTATCTCCAACCGTGCACGTCATCACGATGATGCTCCTGCAAGCTCTGGCCCCCAGAGCGGACCCGAGGTCAAGCTAACGAACCCCAAGccgaaggagaagaaagcggatcctcgccttctgccGATTCATGGCACTTCGAACCGTCTGCCCTTTGGCATGTGGTACATTTAG
- a CDS encoding THUMP domain-containing protein (transcript_id=CADANIAT00005514): protein MSESPANHSHKKRKGGNSWQKHTPRSTIETGDWGVFVTCERGRENKCAAEVIDLFTENVDLPGRGGDEAEYGSEEDDIEAQIRKEIEGLKPSTSKKSSLFEAVKFDLPCIIFVRFDKSINPEKLVHRICLDSHASPEQKRSRYIQRLTPARSIRKTLSVDLPEFAKEMLKAEFHSGGPPKKYAIRPSVRGNKKFDRDTIIKTVADIVGPEHPVDLKNYDLLILVDIVQNVMSMSVVGSDYDKLKRFNLAELYNPEPTPQEP from the exons ATGTCCGAGAGCCCCGCCAACCACTCAcacaagaaaagaaag GGGGGCAACTCATGGCAGAAGCACACCCCACGGTCGACCATTGAAACTGGGGACTGGGGAGTGTTCGTCACCTGTGAAAGGGGGAGAGAAAACAAATGTGCTGCAGAAGTCATCGATTTATTCACTGAG AATGTGGACCTGCCTGGACGTGGCGGGGATGAAGCCGAGTATGGCTCTGAGGAGGACGATATCGAGGCTCAGATTCGGAAAGAAATTGAAGGCTTGAAACCAAGCACGTCGAAAAAATCATCGTTGTTCGAAGCGGTCAAATTCGACCTTCCGTGTA TAATATTTGTGCGATTCGATAAATCAATCAATCCCGAAAAGCTAGTGCACCGGATTTGTCTTGATTCGCATGCTAGTCCAGAGCAAAAGCGCAGCCGCTATATCCAGCGACTGACACCTGCGCGCTCTATTCGCAAGACTCTCAGCGTTGACTTGCCAGAGTTCGCGAAAGAGATGCTTAAGGCAGAATTCCACTCTGGCGGCCCACCGAAGAAG TACGCCATTCGACCTTCCGTAAGAGGCAATAAGAAATTTGACAGAGACACCATTATCAAGACTGTCGCAGATATCGTGGGACCTGAGCATCCGGTTGATCTGAAGAATTATGATCTGTTAATTCTAGTCGATATTGTCCAG AACGTCATGAGTATGAGTGTTGTAGGGAGTGATTATGACAAGTTGAAACGATTCAACCTCGCTGAACTCTATAACCCTGAGCCAACACCTCAAGAACCCTAA
- a CDS encoding putative SNARE-dependent exocytosis protein (Sro7) (transcript_id=CADANIAT00005512), with translation MAHFLRGKQAGIQKDFSGSLAPELFDIDDLLRCGINSQTSALAYDPVQSLLAVGTSESQFGHGQVYVFGQGRVSVIFSLPRKASAKFLQFCGDKLISVDSKSEISVFSLETKKLLVSYAPPSIASALLSDPSLDYAFIGLQNGDVIAYDLDRETVTPYKISNLWAQRNPRARICPVISLAFSPRDIGKILIGYPDGAVTFSFKQNVAQHYFEYEVPPGALGGNGIAPYRDIRKPKLTKALWHPNGIFILTVHDDNSLVFWDTKDGRKLLARSITTPNIDQPGVGPRGPAAPESAISLKDPITDVAWCVKANGDDSGLLIAGGKPKDERCKNLTFIDLGPSPNYQTSSWAMITTYLENPKTIAEISIPPGAEVVRFCLIPRNSPYYGGAHDPIAILALLTSGELITLSFPSGHPIPPTNMLPPSLTLIHPFVNKITLTPVDRADWLGLKERRSQGPKFILGGAEERKQLKRLESRNIITAAHADGTVRIWDVGHDDEIENSELIQVDLARALGRVGVVDVTEMSLGGSSGELSVGLRSGEVAIFRWGSNQNFGLEQPPGTNNGPGELTDITHRTDPSLKHGLLPLTLLSMQQGPVTALKHSPIGFVAAGFEGGSIAIIDLRGPAIIHTANISELSKQNKRSSFLKTRSSSETIPEVPTAIEFGILTLEGEEFSSICCFVGTNRGNLATFKILPSSGGAFVASFAGAVALEDKIINIIPINADDGSLALATGKAFGGLRNGTRVHGAVVAVTVNSCRIFKPATSKGAHRSWDDYLCDSASVVNLPGRGCSLVGLFGDGNARAFSIPGLKEIGCAKIGHMADMSRLSQSTVSPNGSVLFWTSPSEIGLINVWGAGIELRPSEDQLFNPQAVSPPRPTITNLQWISGTQYISTADMDILIGGPDRPPSKRMIEQMRLEEQERRQAAREGRSTPARQNTNDEGYFAYMQRQVQERTEKLSFAGDNMDRLEETSSGWARDVNKYVQNQKKKAVLGVLGSKFGL, from the exons ATGGCGCATTTCCTAAGGGGCAAGCAAGCCGGCATCCAGAAGGACTTTTCTGGCAGTCTCGCGCCGGAGCTGTTCGATATCGATGAT CTCTTGAGATGTGGTATCAATTCACAGACTAGTGCCCTTGCCTACGATCCAGTTCAGTCTCTCCTTGCGGTTGGTACGAGCGAATCGCAattcggccatggccaggtCTACGTTTTCGGCCAGGGACGAGTCTCAGTCATCTTCTCTTTACCCCGGAAGGCGTCGGCGAAATTCCTGCAGTTTTGTGGCGACAAGCTCATCAGTGTCGACTCGAAAAGCGAAATCAGCGTCTTCTCCCTAGAAACGAAGAAACTACTTGTCTCATACGCCCCTCCGAGTATCGCTAGCGCGTTGCTCTCTGACCCTAGTCTCGACTATGCATTCATTGGCTTGCAGAATG GCGACGTCATCGCGTACGATCTGGATCGTGAAACCGTAACGCCGTATAAAATATCCAACCTGTGGGCTCAGCGCAATCCGCGAGCGCGAATTTGTCCCGTCATCAGTCTGGCTTTTTCGCCCCGTGACATCGGCAAGATCCTCATTGGGTACCCAGACGGTGCGGTAACATTCTCGTTCAAGCAGAACGTAGCACAGCATTACTTTGAGTATGAAGTACCACCAGGCGCTCTAGGCGGAAACGGTATTGCGCCATACAGAGATATTCGAAAACCGAAGTTGACCAAAGCCCTATGGCATCCGAACGGCATATTCATTCTCACTGTTCATGACGACAATAGTTTGGTTTTCTGGGATACAAAGGACGGTCGCAAGCTATTAGCCAGGTCTATCACGACGCCCAACATTGACCAGCCAGGTGTCGGTCCCAGAGGGCCCGCTGCGCCCGAGTCCGCTATCAGCCTCAAAGACCCCATCACTGACGTTGCGTGGTGTGTCAAGGCAAATGGTGACGACAGTGGCCTTCTTATTGCCGGTGGTAAGCCGAAGGATGAGAGATGCAAGAATCTTACTTTCATCGACCTGGGCCCGTCGCCTAACTATCAAACATCCTCTTGGGCCATGATCACCACATATCTTGAGAATCCGAAGACTATCGCAGAGATTTCCATTCCCCCAGGTGCTGAAGTTGTCCGATTCTGCCTCATTCCCCGCAATTCTCCCTATTATGGAGGCGCCCACGACCCAATCGCAATTCTTGCTCTTCTAACATCGGGGGAACTCATTACACTGAGCTTCCCAAGTGGTCATCCCATTCCACCTACTAACATGCTACCACCCTCTCTGACTCTTATTCATCCATTTGTAAACAAGATCACTTTGACTCCAGTCGATCGTGCCGATTGGCTGGGTTTAAAGGAACGAAGGTCTCAAGGACCGAAATTCATCTTAGGGGGcgcagaagaaaggaagcagCTCAAACGCTTAGAGAGTCGCAATATTATCACAGCAGCACATGCGGACGGCACCGTCCGGATTTGGGACGTAGGGCACGACGATGAGATCGAGAACTCGGAATTGATTCAGGTCGATCTGGCTCGGGCTCTAGGCCGAGTAGGGGTCGTCGATGTCACAGAGATGTCTCTTGGTGGTTCTAGTGGTGAACTGTCAGTTGGCCTCAGAAGTGGTGAGGTTGCAATATTCAGATGGGGCAGTAACCAAAACTTTGGCTTGGAGCAACCCCCCGGAACGAATAATGGGCCTGGAGAGTTGACCGACATTACACATAGAACTGACCCCAGTCTGAAACATGGCCTTCTGCCCTTGACTCTTCTGAGCATGCAGCAGGGTCCAGTGACTGCGCTAAAGCACAGTCCAATAGGGTTTGTTGCTGCCGGGTTCGAAGGTGGCAGTATCGCTATAATAGACCTACGTGGGccagccatcatccacaCTGCGAATATCTCCGAATTATCCAAGCAGAACAAACGGAGCAGTTTCCTCAAGACTCGTAGCTCCAGCGAAACTATTCCTGAGGTGCCCACCGCCATCGAGTTTGGTATACTGACCCTGGAGGGCGAGG AATTCTCCAGCATTTGCTGTTTTGTGGGAACAAACAGAGGCAACCTGGCCACGTTCAAGATCTTACCGTCGAGCGGCGGCGCCTTTGTAGCGTCGTTCGCTGGCGCAGTTGCATTGGAAGATAAAATAATCAACATCATACCTATCAatgccgatgatggcagCCTGGCTCTTGCTACAGGCAAAGCATTCGGAGGCTTAAGGAACGGAACCAGGGTTCACGGGGCAGTGGTTGCTGTCACTGTTAACAGCTGCAGGATTTTCAAGCCCGCCACGTCCAAGGGCGCACATCGATCCTGGGATGACTACCTCTGCGACTCTGCCTCTGTTGTCAATCTTCCTGGCCGAGGATGTAGTCTGGTTGGACTGTTTGGCGACGGCAATGCCCGAGCATTCTCTATCCCTGGCTTAAAGGAGATCGGTTGTGCTAAAATCGGTCATATGGCTGACATGAGCCGTCTTTCCCAGTCTACTGTCTCGCCAAACGGCAGTGTCCTGTTCTGGACAAGTCCGTCCGAAATTGGGCTGATCAACGTTTGGGGCGCCGGTATTGAGCT TCGGCCGTCAGAAGATCAGTTGTTCAACCCACAAGCAGTATCCCCACCTCGACCTACGATTACCAATCTGCAATGGATCTCTGGTACTCAATACATTTCAACCGCCGACATGGACATCCTGA TCGGAGGTCCAGATCGACCGCCGTCAAAGCGGATGATAGAACAAATGCGGTtagaagagcaagagcgTCGGCAAGCCGCGAGAGAAGGCAGGTCAACTCCAGCGCGGCAAAACACCAACGATGAGGGATACTTTGCGTACATGCAGCGCCAGGTGCAAGAGCGCACGGAGAAGCTTTCTTTCGCTGGCGATAACATGGACAGATTGGAGGAGACAAGTAGCGGCTGGGCGCGGGACGTCAACAAATACGTCCagaaccagaagaagaaagcagtTCTTGGTG TTCTTGGGTCGAAGTTCGGTCTTTAG
- a CDS encoding uncharacterized protein (transcript_id=CADANIAT00005513) gives MFPPLPAPSDPEKEVSDKLVSILRRHFLVPIHVDRIWPLAGHLHSFYLVQLSNETHLLLKCSPKPTTPLIRREHIMLDTEARALSLLSHMPCIPQLLHYDPLGDLLGPSFLLRHYIPGTSLDKIDSQLSIQERDSIERSLGLLAKRIAQHTSESFGSLGQVASAGGTKSWREGFLILFEGLLRNAEDVFINLPYGEIRYQVHRASPALDEILTPRLVVIDFGQPSQVLVNESKRLCGISSFRTAVWGDVFMAKIFENPSPSVIDGFGSCYAKTQTGGTRQLLYSCYRAVNDVVLQYYRKSRDTAAEIKARRELMTALAKMAAV, from the exons ATGTTCCCTCCCTTACCTGCTCCTTCCGATCCAGAGAAAGAGGTCTCCGACAAACTCGTCTCCATTCTTCGACGACATTTCTTAGTTCCAATACATGTGGACAGAATATGGCCGCTGGCTGGTCACTTGCATTCTTTCTATCTAGTTCAACTCTCAAACGAGACTCATTTATTGCTCAAATGCTCCCCGAAGCCGACAACGCCGCTAATACGTCGTGAACATATAATGCTGGACACAGAGGCACGAGCCTTGTCTCTTTTGAGTCATATGCCGTGCATCCCACAGCTTCTCCATTACGACCCCCTAGGAGATTTGCTCGGACCATCTTTTTTACTACGCCATTACATCCCGGGTACAAGCCTGGATAAGATAGACTCCCAGCTCTCTATCCAAGAGCGAGATTCTATTGAGAGAAGCTTAGGCCTTTTGGCAAAGCGGATTGCGCAGCATACCTCAGAGTCCTTTGGAAGTCTAGGGCAGGTGGCGAGTGCAGGAGGAACAAAATCCTGGAGAGAGGGCTTTCTCATACTTTTCGAGGGGCTGCTTCGAAACGCGGAAGAcgtcttcatcaacctccctTATGGAGAAATTAGATACCAGGTGCACCGAGCATCGCCAGCGCTGGATGAGATTTTGACACCACGACTGGTGGTGATCGACTTTGGTCAGCCATCGCAGGTACTGGTGAATGAGAGCAAACGGCTATGTGGGATCTCCAGCTTTAGGACGGCGGTCTGGGGAGATGTGTTTATGGCAAAGATTTTTGAGAATCCGTCACCTTCTGTGATAGATGGGTTTGGATCTTGCTATGCGAAAACTCAGACAGGAGGAACTCGGCAGCTTCT ATACTCCTGCTATCGAGCCGTTAACGATGTTGTCCTGCAATACTATCGGAAGAGTCGAGACACAGCTGCTGAGATCAAGGCAAGGAGAGAGCTGATGACGGCACTAGCGAAAATGGCCGCAGTGTGA
- the asf1 gene encoding protein asf1 (transcript_id=CADANIAT00005511) — MSVVSLLGVKVLNNPAPFTSSYQFEITFECLEQLQKDLEWKLTYVGSATSSEYDQELDSLLVGPIPVGVNKFIFEADPPDLRRIPTSEILGVTVILLTCSYDGREFVRVGYYVNNEYDSEELTADPPAKPIIERIRRNILAEKPRVTRFAIKWDTEESAPAEYPPDQPEADGLDDDGAAYGQEEAELEAALLKELQEAEKNESTKGEDHDMEGADNGEEDISDAESEDIEDESDDDEDEVDEEEGNDADEDVEMGDDSEPKDDNANPAAHHSQQEVMVH; from the exons ATGTCGgttgtttctcttctcgGGGTTAAAGTCCTCAACAACCCTGCCCCATTCACCTCTTCCTACCAGTTCGAGATCACGTTTGAGTGCTTggagcagcttcagaaaG ATCTGGAATGGAAACTCACCTACGTCGGCTCTGCAACTTC TTCTGAGTACGACCAAGAACTTGACTCCCTTCTTGTCGGACCTATTCCTGTTGGCGTGAATAAATTCATCTTCGAAGCCGACCCACCAGACCTCCGACGGATCCCTACATCAGAAATCCTTGGCGTGACCGTGATCCTCCTCACCTGCAGCTACGATGGCAGGGAGTTTGTGCGTGTTGGATACTATGTGAACAATGAATACGACTCAGAGGAGCTTACTGCCGACCCTCCTGCCAAACCCATCATTGAACGGATCCGCCGCAACATCCTCGCAGAAAAGCCCAGAGTGACCAGATTTGCCATCAAATG GGATACGGAGGAATCTGCTCCAGCTGAATACCCGCCAGACCAGCCCGAAGCGGATGGCCTTGACGACGATGGTGCTGCTTACGGTCAAGAGGAGGCGGAACTTGAGGCTGCACTTCTGAAGGAGCTGCaagaggctgaaaagaaCGAGTCAACCAAGGGCGAGGACCACGACATGGAGGGCGCAGACAATGGGGAAGAAGACATCTCCGACGCAGAAAGTGAGGATATCGAAGACGAGagtgatgacgatgaggacgaggtcgacgaagaagaaggtaaCGATGCCGACGAGGACGTCGAAATGGGCGATGACTCGGAACCGAAAGACGACAACGCAAACCCGGCCGCGCACCATTCGCAGCAGGAAGTTATGGTCCATTAA